Genomic DNA from Azospirillum brasilense:
GGTCCCCGGCACGCAGGCCGATGGTACCCGGTCGATGGCTCGACGGATGCAGGTCGGCGGACCATACGCATCGCGGGGTGCGGAGTCAACCATGCAGAAACGCCCTGCCCAAGCGGAGCCTCTTGCGCAACGGCGCGCAAAAGGTCACTATTTCCATACACAACAAGGGGCTTTGCGGCCCAGGGAAAGCGCCCGCGATAGAACGCATTCGAGGCGTACTTGAATAAAGCGTTACCGATTGTTAACTTTTTCTTCGCGGCTCCCCTTTAGAGTGTGTCGCGACTCCAACCCGGGATTTCCCTGATGCCCCCCGCGCAAGGCTTCGGAACGAACACGCCGCGCACGAAGCTGACGCAGAGTCAGCTGAACACGATCCTGCTCCGCCATCAGGCTTTCCGGAAAAGTCAGCCGGGCGGCGTGCGCGCGAATCTGAAGATGCGCGACCTGTCGCATCTGGACCTGTCCGGCATCGACCTGTCCGACGCCGACCTGTCCGGGGCGAAGCTGTTCAGCGCCCGGCTGACCCGGGCCAACCTGACCAACGCGAACCTCTACGCCGCCGACCTGCGGCTGGCCAACCTGGAGAAGGCCGACCTGCGCCGCGCCGACCTGCGCGGCGCCTGCCTGCGCGGCGCCGTTCTGTCGGAAGCCATGCTGGTCGAGGTGGACCTGCGCGACGGCACGCTGCTGCACTACACCCCGTCGGGCGAGATGATGGCGCACAACTTCGAGGACTCGGTCCTGACCTCGGAGCTGACGGCGGCGGTCATCCGCGGCGCCGACCTGTCGCGGGCCAAGGTGGCGAACGCCTTCGTCATGCAGACCGACCTGACCGACGCGATCCTGCGCGGCACCAAGTTCATGCGCGCGAACCTGACGAACTCCAACCTGACGGGCTGCGACCTGACCGACGCCGACCTGTCGGAGGCCAACCTGTCCGGCGCCCGGCTGTCCGGCGCGGTGATGACCAACTGCGCCATCGGGCGCGCCAACTTCACCAACGCCAACCTGATCGGCGCCATCCTCGACGCGGCCCAGCTCCGCTCCCCCAACCTGTCCGCCGCGGTGATGGCGAAGGTTCTGGAGAATCCGGACGACGACCTGCGCAACATCCTGACCCTGCACCTCTCCTGGATCGACAGCGGCGGCAAGGACGGCAAGCGCGCCGACCTCTCCTCCATCGACCTGTCGGGGCGCACCCTCGACGGCATCAACCTGTCGGCCGGCATCCTGCAGTGCATCACGCTGCGCGGCGCCTCGATGATGGGCACCTCGCTCGCCATCGCCGACCTGTCGCTGTCGGACCTGCGCAAGGTCAACTTCACCAAGGCCGACCTGCGCGGCGTCAATTTCGAGCGGGCGACCCTGACCGGCGCCAACCTGACCGAGGCGCAGCTCGGCCCCGTGCACATCCAGGGGTCCAGCAGCCACGTCTGGCGGGCCAACCTGCAGCGCGCCCGCATGGGCATGGCCATTCTGAAGGACGCCGACCTGCGCAAGGTCAATCTGTCCGGCGCCAACCTCGCCGGGGCGGACCTGCGCGGCGCCAATCTGAGCGAGGCCGACCTGACCGGCACCGATCTGACCGGCGCGGACCTCGACGGCACGGTTCTGGACGGGACCAGCCTGACCGACGCCATCGGGATCGAGGAGATGACCGGGACCTGATCCCGGCTTCAAACAGAGTCCGCCTCAGAGCCGTCGTCTTCAGGGACGCCGCTGCGTCCAGGGGCCGGAGCGGTAGGCCGTGCGGACGTGGTTGATCAGCAGGTTGCGCGCGTCGATCAGCTGGGCCATGCGGTCGCGGCAGGCGACCACCCCGGTGTCCGGGTGATAGACCGGGGCCAGCTCGCGGAAGCGCTTCACCACCCGGTCCTCGTCGAAGCACCATTCGTTGACGAAGCCGAACATCTGCGCGGCGTCGCGCACCTGCGTCAGCTTGCCGTCCAGCGGGCGGAAGGACACCCGCTCCAGCGCGTGGGCCAACGCCTTGTTGCGGTAGGTCAGGGTTTCCACCGCGCCTTCCAGCCGCCCCGCCTCCTCGGCGGGCATCAGCCGGCAGCCGGGTTCGGCCAGCGCCAGCGCCGCCGCCAGCGCCCGGCGAATCGCCGCGTCGCCGTGGCCGGGCGGCAGCCGCAAGTCCAGCACCGCCCGCTCCGCATCATCTTGCGGCGCCCCCGGGTCGGGCATCCGCTCGGGCGCCAGCAACAGCGCGGCGGCGGCGAGCGCGGACAGGTCGGTGCCGCGCCGGGTGGCCAGACGCGCGACGGCAGTCGCGAAGGCGGGGGCGCAGGGAACCCGGTAGGGGATGGCGGGCGGAGCGCCGACGCTCCTGGCCGACGGGAAGAACCCGGCGTCCGCTTCGGTCAGCGCGGCGAAGGGATAGCCATCCGGAGCGGTCATGAAGGGCACCAACGCGTCGTGCGTGTGGCGCGACTCTAACGCAATCCCTGGA
This window encodes:
- a CDS encoding pentapeptide repeat-containing protein; protein product: MPPAQGFGTNTPRTKLTQSQLNTILLRHQAFRKSQPGGVRANLKMRDLSHLDLSGIDLSDADLSGAKLFSARLTRANLTNANLYAADLRLANLEKADLRRADLRGACLRGAVLSEAMLVEVDLRDGTLLHYTPSGEMMAHNFEDSVLTSELTAAVIRGADLSRAKVANAFVMQTDLTDAILRGTKFMRANLTNSNLTGCDLTDADLSEANLSGARLSGAVMTNCAIGRANFTNANLIGAILDAAQLRSPNLSAAVMAKVLENPDDDLRNILTLHLSWIDSGGKDGKRADLSSIDLSGRTLDGINLSAGILQCITLRGASMMGTSLAIADLSLSDLRKVNFTKADLRGVNFERATLTGANLTEAQLGPVHIQGSSSHVWRANLQRARMGMAILKDADLRKVNLSGANLAGADLRGANLSEADLTGTDLTGADLDGTVLDGTSLTDAIGIEEMTGT